A window of Lepus europaeus isolate LE1 chromosome 11, mLepTim1.pri, whole genome shotgun sequence contains these coding sequences:
- the PARP2 gene encoding poly [ADP-ribose] polymerase 2 isoform X1 → MAARRRRAASSRGARASVAVSETKKVNNGNSDTEDSPPAKKTRRCQKLGIKKEPSAGRKVDKEGTEDKQGESVKALLIKGKAPVDLECTAKVGKAHVYSEGNEVYDVMLNQTNLQFNNNKYYLIQLLEDDAQRNFSVWMRWGRVGKMGQHSLVACSGDLSKAKEIFQKKFFDKTKNNWEDREKFEKVPGKYDMLQMDYAASTQGEDETKKEEALKSLKPESRLDIRVQELIQLICNVQAMEETMIEMKYDTKKAPLGKLTVAQIKAGYQSLKKIEDCIRAGQHGRVLLEACNEFYTRIPHDFGLRTPPLIRTEKELSDKVQLLETLGDIEIAIKLVKTELQSPEHPLDQHYRNLHCSLHPLDHESYEFKVISQYLQSTHAPTHNDYTMTLLDVFEVEKEGEKEAFREDLHNRMLLWHGSRLSNWVGILSHGLRIAPPEAPITGYMFGKGIYFADMSSKSANYCFASRLKDIGLLLLSEVALGHCNELLEANPKAEGLLQGKHSTKGLGKMAPSPTSSITLNGSTVPLGPASDTGILNPEGYTLNYNEFIVYNPNQVRMRYLLKVQFNFLQLW, encoded by the exons atggcggcgcggcggcggcgggcggcttCTAGCCGCGGCGCTCGAG CTTCTGTAGCAGTAAGTGAAACCAAAAAAGTTAATAATGGCAATTCAGACACCGAAGACTCTCCCCCTGCCAAGAAAACTCGAAGATGCCAGAAACTAGGGATTAAAAAGGAGCCTTCGGCTGGAAGAAAGGTTGATAAGGAGGGGACAGAAGACAAGCAAGGTG AATCTGTGAAGGCCTTGCTGATAAAGGGCAAAGCTCCTGTGGACCTGGAGTGCACAGCCAAAGTGGGAAAG GCTCACGTGTATAGTGAAGGAAATGAGGTCTATGATGTCATGCTGAATCAG ACCAATCTCCaattcaacaacaacaagtaCTATCTGATTCAGCTATTAGAAGATGATGCCCAGAGGAACTTCAGTGTTTGGATGAGATGGGGCCGAG TTGGGAAAATGGGGCAACACAGCTTGGTGGCTTGTTCAGGTGACCTCAGCAAGGCCAAGGAAATCTTTCAGAAGAA ATTCTTtgacaaaaccaaaaataattgGGAGGACCGCGAGAAGTTTGAGAAGGTACCTGGAAAATATGATATGCTACAGATGGACTATGCCGCCAGTACTCAG GGTGAagatgaaacaaaaaaagaggaagcTCTTAAATCTTTGAAACCAGAGTCACGGCTGGATATTCGGGTACAGGAGCTGATCCAGCTGATCTGTAACGTCCAGGCCATGGAAGAGACAATGATAGAAATGAAGTATGATACCAAGAAAGCCCCCCTTG GGAAACTGACAGTGGCACAAATCAAGGCAGGTTACCAGTCTCTTAAGAAGATTGAGGATTGTATTCGGGCTGGCCAGCATGGGCGAGTTCTCTTGGAAGCTTGCAATGAATTCTATACCAGGATCCCACATGACTTTGG ACTCCGTACCCCTCCATTAATCCGGACAGAGAAAGAATTATCAGATAAAGTACAGCTACTAGAG ACTTTGGGAGACATTGAAATTGCCATTAAACTGGTGAAGACAGAGCTACAAAGCCCAGAACACCCATTGGACCAACACTATAGAAACCTACACTGTTCCTTGCACCCTCTAGACCATGAAAGTTATGAGTTCAag GTGATTTCTCAGTACCTACAGTCTACCCATGCTCCTACACACAATGACTATACCATGACCTTGCTGGATGTTTTTGAAGTAGAGAAGGAGGGTGAGAAAGAAGCCTTCAGAGAGGACCTTCATAACAG GATGCTGCTGTGGCATGGATCCAGGCTGAGTAACTGGGTAGGAATCCTGAGCCATGGGCTTCGAATTGCCCCTCCTGAAGCTCCCATCACAGGTTACATG TTTGGAAAAGGAATCTACTTTGCTGACATGTCTTCCAAAAGTGCCAATTACTGCTTTGCCTCTCGCCTAAAGGATATAGGACTGCTGCTCTTATCAGAG GTAGCTCTCGGGCACTGTAATGAATTACTAGAGGCCAATCCTAAAGCAGAAGGATTACTTCAGGGCAAACACAGCACCAAGGGACTAGGCAAGATGGCTCCCAGTCCCACCTCCTCCATCACCCT GAATGGGAGTACAGTGCCATTAGGACCAGCAAGTGACACAGGAATTCTGAATCCAGAGGGTTATACTCTCAACTACAATGAGTTTATTGTCTATAATCCCAACCAGGTCCGTATGCGATACCTTCTAAAGGTTCAGTTTAATTTCCTACAGCTCTGGTGA
- the PARP2 gene encoding poly [ADP-ribose] polymerase 2 isoform X2: protein MAARRRRAASSRGARASVAVSETKKVNNGNSDTEDSPPAKKTRRCQKLGIKKEPSAGRKVDKEGTEDKQESVKALLIKGKAPVDLECTAKVGKAHVYSEGNEVYDVMLNQTNLQFNNNKYYLIQLLEDDAQRNFSVWMRWGRVGKMGQHSLVACSGDLSKAKEIFQKKFFDKTKNNWEDREKFEKVPGKYDMLQMDYAASTQGEDETKKEEALKSLKPESRLDIRVQELIQLICNVQAMEETMIEMKYDTKKAPLGKLTVAQIKAGYQSLKKIEDCIRAGQHGRVLLEACNEFYTRIPHDFGLRTPPLIRTEKELSDKVQLLETLGDIEIAIKLVKTELQSPEHPLDQHYRNLHCSLHPLDHESYEFKVISQYLQSTHAPTHNDYTMTLLDVFEVEKEGEKEAFREDLHNRMLLWHGSRLSNWVGILSHGLRIAPPEAPITGYMFGKGIYFADMSSKSANYCFASRLKDIGLLLLSEVALGHCNELLEANPKAEGLLQGKHSTKGLGKMAPSPTSSITLNGSTVPLGPASDTGILNPEGYTLNYNEFIVYNPNQVRMRYLLKVQFNFLQLW from the exons atggcggcgcggcggcggcgggcggcttCTAGCCGCGGCGCTCGAG CTTCTGTAGCAGTAAGTGAAACCAAAAAAGTTAATAATGGCAATTCAGACACCGAAGACTCTCCCCCTGCCAAGAAAACTCGAAGATGCCAGAAACTAGGGATTAAAAAGGAGCCTTCGGCTGGAAGAAAGGTTGATAAGGAGGGGACAGAAGACAAGCAAG AATCTGTGAAGGCCTTGCTGATAAAGGGCAAAGCTCCTGTGGACCTGGAGTGCACAGCCAAAGTGGGAAAG GCTCACGTGTATAGTGAAGGAAATGAGGTCTATGATGTCATGCTGAATCAG ACCAATCTCCaattcaacaacaacaagtaCTATCTGATTCAGCTATTAGAAGATGATGCCCAGAGGAACTTCAGTGTTTGGATGAGATGGGGCCGAG TTGGGAAAATGGGGCAACACAGCTTGGTGGCTTGTTCAGGTGACCTCAGCAAGGCCAAGGAAATCTTTCAGAAGAA ATTCTTtgacaaaaccaaaaataattgGGAGGACCGCGAGAAGTTTGAGAAGGTACCTGGAAAATATGATATGCTACAGATGGACTATGCCGCCAGTACTCAG GGTGAagatgaaacaaaaaaagaggaagcTCTTAAATCTTTGAAACCAGAGTCACGGCTGGATATTCGGGTACAGGAGCTGATCCAGCTGATCTGTAACGTCCAGGCCATGGAAGAGACAATGATAGAAATGAAGTATGATACCAAGAAAGCCCCCCTTG GGAAACTGACAGTGGCACAAATCAAGGCAGGTTACCAGTCTCTTAAGAAGATTGAGGATTGTATTCGGGCTGGCCAGCATGGGCGAGTTCTCTTGGAAGCTTGCAATGAATTCTATACCAGGATCCCACATGACTTTGG ACTCCGTACCCCTCCATTAATCCGGACAGAGAAAGAATTATCAGATAAAGTACAGCTACTAGAG ACTTTGGGAGACATTGAAATTGCCATTAAACTGGTGAAGACAGAGCTACAAAGCCCAGAACACCCATTGGACCAACACTATAGAAACCTACACTGTTCCTTGCACCCTCTAGACCATGAAAGTTATGAGTTCAag GTGATTTCTCAGTACCTACAGTCTACCCATGCTCCTACACACAATGACTATACCATGACCTTGCTGGATGTTTTTGAAGTAGAGAAGGAGGGTGAGAAAGAAGCCTTCAGAGAGGACCTTCATAACAG GATGCTGCTGTGGCATGGATCCAGGCTGAGTAACTGGGTAGGAATCCTGAGCCATGGGCTTCGAATTGCCCCTCCTGAAGCTCCCATCACAGGTTACATG TTTGGAAAAGGAATCTACTTTGCTGACATGTCTTCCAAAAGTGCCAATTACTGCTTTGCCTCTCGCCTAAAGGATATAGGACTGCTGCTCTTATCAGAG GTAGCTCTCGGGCACTGTAATGAATTACTAGAGGCCAATCCTAAAGCAGAAGGATTACTTCAGGGCAAACACAGCACCAAGGGACTAGGCAAGATGGCTCCCAGTCCCACCTCCTCCATCACCCT GAATGGGAGTACAGTGCCATTAGGACCAGCAAGTGACACAGGAATTCTGAATCCAGAGGGTTATACTCTCAACTACAATGAGTTTATTGTCTATAATCCCAACCAGGTCCGTATGCGATACCTTCTAAAGGTTCAGTTTAATTTCCTACAGCTCTGGTGA
- the CCNB1IP1 gene encoding E3 ubiquitin-protein ligase CCNB1IP1 → MSLCEDMLLCNYRKCRIKLSGYAWVTACSHIFCDQHGSGEFSRSPAICPACNSTLSGKLDIVRTELSPSEEYKAMVLAGLRPEIVLDISSRALAFWTYQVHQERLYQEYNFSKAEGHLKQMEKIYTQQIQSKDVELTSMKGEVTSMKKVLEEYKKKFSDISEKLMERNRQYQKLQGLYDSLRLRNITIANQEGTLEPSLITQSGIFGFPLGNSSKFPTNNTPLRNQGGGDGDFQFRPFFVGSPTAPEPSNTFFNFASPSHELEQQQISSRAFKVKRI, encoded by the exons ATGTCCTTGTGCGAAGATATGCTGCTTTGTAATTACCGAAAGTGTCGCATCAAACTCTCTGGTTACGCGTGGGTCACTGCCTGCTCTCATATCTTCTGTGACCAGCATGGCAGCGGTGAATTCAGCCGTTCACCAGCGATCTGCCCTGCCTGTAACAGTACCCTCTCTGGAAAGCTAGATATTGTCCGCACAGAGCTCAGTCCATCAGAGGAGTATAAAGCTATGGTGTTGGCAGGACTGCGACCAGAGATTGTGTTGGACATTAGTTCCCGAGCACTGGCCTTCTGGACATATCAG GTACATCAGGAGCGCCTCTATCAAGAATACAATTTCAGCAAGGCCGAGGGCCATCTGAAACAGATGGAGAAGATTTACACCCAGCAAATACAGAGCAAGGATGTAGAATTGACCTCTATGAAAGGGGAGGTCACCTCCATGAAGAAAGTGCTAGAAGAATACAAGAAAAAGTTCAGTGATATCTCAGAGAAACTTATGGAGCGCAATCGCCAGTATCAGAAGCTCCAAGGCCTCTATGATAGCCTCAGGCTACGAAACATCACCATTGCTAATCAAGAAGGCACCCTTGAGCCATCTTTAATTACACAATCTGGTATTTTTGGCTTCCCATTAG gaAACAGCTCCAAATTTCCTACGAACAATACACCACTTCGAAATCAGGGTGGTGGAGATGGAGATTTTCAGTTTAGACCATTCTTTGTGGGTTCTCCCACAGCACCTGAACCCAGCAACACCTTTTTCAATTTTGCCTCTCCAAGCCATGAGTTAGAGCAACAGCAAATCTCTAGCAGGGCCTTCAAAGTAAAAAGGATTTAG